One region of Quercus lobata isolate SW786 chromosome 2, ValleyOak3.0 Primary Assembly, whole genome shotgun sequence genomic DNA includes:
- the LOC115968817 gene encoding paired amphipathic helix protein Sin3-like 2 yields the protein MKRKGDDGSPTQSKRPSGSSSGDSYGKSQVPASGGRGGSDLGCTAGKLTTNDSSSYLKEVKETFQDQREKYDMFLEVLKDLKAQRTDTVGASARVKELFEGHNNLISGFNVFLQKGYEITLDDDEASPQREKVEFGRAIDFVNKIMIRFQNDLRVYEAFLDIMNTYRKEHNDINKVYNEISTLFDGHPDLVEEFTTFLPEEASVSAKNPGL from the exons ATGAAGAGAAAAGGAGACGATGGTAGCCCTACGCAGTCTAAGCGACCGTCTGGTTCTTCGAGTGGAGACTC ATATGGGAAATCCCAAGTCCCAGCAAGTGGAGGCAGAGGAGGTAGTGATCTTGGTTGTACCGCAGGGAAATTAACAACAAATGATTCCTCAAGCTATCTCAAGGAAGTGAAGGAAACATTTCaagatcaaagagagaaatatGACATGTTCCTTGAGGTCTTAAAAGATTTGAAGGCTCAAAG AACTGATACTGTTGGTGCTAGTGCCAGAGTGAAGGAATTATTTGAAGGCCATAATAACTTGATTTCTGGGTTCAACGTCTTCCTGCAAAAGGGCTATGAAATAACCCTTGACGATGATGAGGCTTCTCCACAAAGGGAGAAGGTTGAATTTGGAAGAGCTATCGACTTTGTGAACAAGATAAtg ATCCGCTTTCAAAATGATCTACGTGTTTATGAAGCATTCTTAGACATTATGAATACGTACAGGAAGGAGCACAATGACATAAATAAGGTCTACAATGAG ATTTCCACTCTTTTTGATGGTCATCCAGATTTGGTTGAAGAGTTCACAACATTTCTTCCAGAAGAAGCATCTGTTTCAGCAAAGAATCCTGGTTTGTGA
- the LOC115976758 gene encoding paired amphipathic helix protein Sin3-like 2 gives MKRLGDNVYDSSSQFKRRFGSSPEDSYGQSQVPDGGEGGSVTWRKPKMTDAITYVKAVKDTFQDQKEKYEMFLEVLKDFKAQRTDNVGVIDRVKELFKGHNYLIFGFNAFLPKGYEITLDDDKAAPQKKATEYLEAISFVNKIKKRFQNDEHVYKSFLDILKMYRKEHKNINEVYSEVSTLFDGHLDLLDEFTKFVPGAESVLAQNSFQSATPALRKRHVEKNPIRRDRSITNADRDLSVEHLELNEGKRKSARKVEGFGVNANLASYDDKDTLKSQSTVEFLGPPQNKVEFQEAISFVNKIKKRFQNDEHVYKAFQHIMNVYQKEHKGITTKAYNEVATLFDDHPDLLDDFSRFVPDAVFKSNADCDLSLDQLRLDKDKAMQNSLQSNFDIIVFCLNFGNSLSINPFTS, from the exons ATGAAGAGATTAGGAGACAACGTTTATGATAGCTCTTCGCAATTCAAGAGACGCTTTGGTTCTTCTCCTGAAGACTC CTATGGGCAATCCCAAGTCCCAGATGGTGGAGAAGGAGGTAGTGTTACCTGGCGGAAACCGAAAATGACTGACGCCATAACCTATGTCAAGGCGGTGAAGGACACGTTTCaagaccaaaaagaaaaatatgaaatgttCCTTGAGGTCCTGAAAGATTTTAAGGCTCAAAG AACTGACAACGTTGGCGTCATTGACAGAGTGAAGGAATTATTTAAAGGGCATAATTACttgatttttgggtttaacGCCTTCTTGCCAAAGGGGTATGAAATAACCCTTGATGATGATAAGGCTGCTCCACAAAAGAAGGCGACTGAATATCTAGAAGCTATAAGCTTTGTGAACAAAATAAag AAACGCTTTCAAAATGATGAACATGTTTATAAATCATTCTTAGacattttgaaaatgtaccgGAAGGAGCACAAGAACATAAATGAGGTCTACAGTGAG GTTTCCACTCTTTTTGATGGTCATCTAGATTTGCTTGATGAGTTCACAAAATTTGTTCCGGGAGCAGAATCTGTTTTAGCACAGAACTCATTTCAGTCTGCCACTCCTGCATTGCGGAAAAGGCATGTGGAAaag AATCCTATCCGGCGGGATAGGAGCATTACAAATGCTGATCGTGATCTTAGTGTTGAACACCTTGAGTTAAACGAAGGCAAAAGAAAATCTGCCAGGAAAGTTGAAGGTTTTGGAGTGAATGCAAATTTGGCTTCTTATGATGACAAAGATACCTTAAAGAGTCAGTCAACAGTTGAATTTCTAGGTCCTCCACAAAATAAGGTTGAATTTCAAGAAGCTATCAGCTTTGTGAACAAGATAAAG aAACGCTTTCAAAATGATGAACATGTTTATAAAGCATTCCAACACATTATGAATGTGTACCAGAAGGAGCACAAGGGCATAACAACTAAGGCCTACAATGAG GTTGCAACTCTTTTTGATGATCATCCAGATTTGCTTGATGATTTTTCAAGATTTGTACCAGATGCAGTCTTTAAATCCAATGCTGATTGTGATCTTAGTCTTGACCAGCTCAGGCTGGACAAAGACAAAGCAATGCAAAATTCCCTGCAATCAAATTTCGATATAATTGTTTTCTGTTTGAATTTTGGTAATTCATTGAGTATAAACccctttactagttga